Proteins encoded within one genomic window of Equus przewalskii isolate Varuska chromosome 3, EquPr2, whole genome shotgun sequence:
- the MFSD10 gene encoding major facilitator superfamily domain-containing protein 10 isoform X1, with the protein MAADPPPPACGPCARGPGPQDPPGRCCWTPARARPGASRPGGRGPQPLWIRSNSAGAPPPRIASRRRRSSQGPRGSARGRWEIRRRDRPRPTAGPRPSWPEKEAPAVRPLPGRGEGEAGRDRRTRQALNPAARVAVSSVSVRPSVRLSVPSARPRQVQGGARGPGRGCSRIQGARCVPAPEASRARAGVLFSSAQGLLHPPGAAQTCHPSARQDQSGPIMGWGSGGSCTPRPPIRQQPASEPRVVTVIFLGLLLDLLAFTLLLPLLPGLLESHSRAHDPLYGSWQRGVDWFAAAIGMPAEKRYNSVLFGGLIGSVFSFLQFVSAPLAGAVSDCLGRRPVMLLSLAGLAASYAVWAASKSFAAFLASRVIGGISKGNVSLSTAIVADLGSPPAHNRGMAVIGVAFSLGFTLGPMLGASLPLEMAPWLALLFAVSDLLFIFCFLPETLPPEKRASSITLGFQAAADLLNPLALLHFSAVAHGQDPPTADRLGSLRRLGLVYFLYLFLFSGLEYTLSFLAHQRFQFSSLQQGKMFFFIGLTMATIQGAYARRISPGREIAAVKRAILLLVPAFLLIGWGHTLPVLGLGLLLYSFAAAVVVPCLSSVVAGYGSPRQKGTVMGTLRSLGALARAAGPMVAASVYWLAGARVCYTVCSGLFLLPFLLLRNLRPPAQTVKAE; encoded by the exons ATGGCAGcagaccccccaccccccgcgtGTGGGCCCTGTGCAAGGGGACCTGGGCCCCAAGACCCGCCAGGACGCTGCTGCTGGACCCCGGCCCGGGCCAGGCCTGGAGCCTCGCGGCCTGGGGGTCGGGGCCCGCAGCCCCTCTGGATCCGCTCAAACTCGGCAGGGGCGCCGCCGCCCCGCATAGCGTCACGCCGACGCCGCAGCAGCCAGGGTCCCAGGGGCAGCGCGCGCGGACGGTGGGAGATACGGCGGCGCGACCGACCTCGCCCAACTGCCGGCCCAAGACCAAGCTGGCCGGAAAAGGAAGCGCCGGCGGTCCGCCCACTTCCGGGGCGGGGCGAGGGCGAGGCCGGGCGTGACCGACGCACCCGCCAGGCTCTGAACCCGGCAGCCCGCGTGGCTGTGTCTTCTGTGTCCGTCCGTCCTTCCGTCCGTCTGTCCGTCCCGAGCGCGCGGCCGCGGCAGGTGCAGGGCGGGGCTCGCGGTCCCGGGCGGGGGTGCTCCCGCATCCAGGGTGCGCGTTGCGTTCCCGCCCCGGAGGCGAGCCGGGCACGGGCGGGGGTCCTGTTCTCCAGCGCGCAGGGACTCCTGCACCCGCCCGGAGCCGCCCAG ACCTGCCACCCCTCGGCCAGGCAAGATCAGAGCGGCCCCATCATGGGCTGGGGATCCGGCGGCAGCTGCACCCCGCGCCCACCCATCCGCCAGCAGCCAGCGTCGGAGCCCCGCGTGGTCACTGTGATCTTCCTCGGCCTCCTGCTGGACCTCCTGGCCTTCACTCTGTTGCTGCCCCTGCTGCCTGGGCTGCTGGAGAGCCACAGCCGTGCCCAC GACCCCCTCTATGGCTCATGGCAGCGAGGGGTGGACTGGTTTGCTGCAGCCATCGGGATGCCAGCAGAGAAGAGGTACAACAGTGTCCTGTTCGGAG GTCTGATTGGCTCAGTCTTCTCCTTCCTGCAGTTCGTCTCAGCGCCACTTGCAGGGGCAGTGTCTGACTGCCTGGGGAGGCGCCCAGTGATGCTGCTGTCCCTG GCTGGTCTGGCCGCCTCGTATGCCGTGTGGGCTGCCTCCAAGAGCTTCGCGGCCTTCCTGGCCTCCAGAGTGATTGGAGGCATCAGCAAGGGGAATGTCAGCCTCTCCACGGCCATCGTCGCTGACCTGGGCTCACCTCCTGCCCACAACCGAGGCATG GCAGTCATCGGGGTGGCCTTCTCACTGGGCTTCACACTGGGCCCCATGCTTGGCGCCTCCCTGCCCCTGGAGATGGCACCTTGGCTTGCCCTGCTCTTCGCAGTCTCTGACCTGCTGTTCATCTTCTGCTTCCTGCCAGAGACGCTGCCCCCAGAGAAGCGG GCATCCTCCATCACCCTGGGATTCCAAGCTGCTGCCGACCTGCTCAACCCCCTGGCCCTGCTCCACTTCTCGGCTGTGGCCCATGGCCAGGACCCACCCACTGCAGACA GGCTTGGCAGTCTGCGCCGCTTGGGCCTGGTCTACTTCCTCTACCTCTTCCTGTTCTCGGGCCTGGAGTACACATTGAGCTTCCTCGCACACCAGCGCTTCCAGTTCAGCAG CCTGCAGCAGGGGAAGATGTTTTTCTTCATCGGTCTCACCATGGCCACCATCCAGGGCGCCTACGCCCGGCGGATCAGCCCTGGCAGGGAAATTGCAGCTGTGAAGCGG GCCATCCTGCTGCTCGTGCCCGCCTTCCTCCTCATCGGCTGGGGGCACACGCTGCCTGTGCTGGGCTTGGGGCTGCTGCTCTACTCCTTCG CCGCTGCTGTCGTGGTGCCCTGCCTGTCCTCCGTGGTCGCTGGCTATG GCTCACCCAGGCAGAAGGGCACAGTCATGGGCACACTGCGGAGCCTGGGTGCCCTGGCTAGGGCGGCAGGGCCCATGGTGGCTGCCTCAG TGTACTGGCTGGCCGGGGCCAGGGTCTGCTACACCGTGTGCTCAGGGCTCTtcctgctccccttcctcctcctgcggAACCTGAGGCCTCCAGCACAGACAGTGAAGGCCGAGTAG
- the MFSD10 gene encoding major facilitator superfamily domain-containing protein 10 isoform X2: MGWGSGGSCTPRPPIRQQPASEPRVVTVIFLGLLLDLLAFTLLLPLLPGLLESHSRAHDPLYGSWQRGVDWFAAAIGMPAEKRYNSVLFGGLIGSVFSFLQFVSAPLAGAVSDCLGRRPVMLLSLAGLAASYAVWAASKSFAAFLASRVIGGISKGNVSLSTAIVADLGSPPAHNRGMAVIGVAFSLGFTLGPMLGASLPLEMAPWLALLFAVSDLLFIFCFLPETLPPEKRASSITLGFQAAADLLNPLALLHFSAVAHGQDPPTADRLGSLRRLGLVYFLYLFLFSGLEYTLSFLAHQRFQFSSLQQGKMFFFIGLTMATIQGAYARRISPGREIAAVKRAILLLVPAFLLIGWGHTLPVLGLGLLLYSFAAAVVVPCLSSVVAGYGSPRQKGTVMGTLRSLGALARAAGPMVAASVYWLAGARVCYTVCSGLFLLPFLLLRNLRPPAQTVKAE, encoded by the exons ATGGGCTGGGGATCCGGCGGCAGCTGCACCCCGCGCCCACCCATCCGCCAGCAGCCAGCGTCGGAGCCCCGCGTGGTCACTGTGATCTTCCTCGGCCTCCTGCTGGACCTCCTGGCCTTCACTCTGTTGCTGCCCCTGCTGCCTGGGCTGCTGGAGAGCCACAGCCGTGCCCAC GACCCCCTCTATGGCTCATGGCAGCGAGGGGTGGACTGGTTTGCTGCAGCCATCGGGATGCCAGCAGAGAAGAGGTACAACAGTGTCCTGTTCGGAG GTCTGATTGGCTCAGTCTTCTCCTTCCTGCAGTTCGTCTCAGCGCCACTTGCAGGGGCAGTGTCTGACTGCCTGGGGAGGCGCCCAGTGATGCTGCTGTCCCTG GCTGGTCTGGCCGCCTCGTATGCCGTGTGGGCTGCCTCCAAGAGCTTCGCGGCCTTCCTGGCCTCCAGAGTGATTGGAGGCATCAGCAAGGGGAATGTCAGCCTCTCCACGGCCATCGTCGCTGACCTGGGCTCACCTCCTGCCCACAACCGAGGCATG GCAGTCATCGGGGTGGCCTTCTCACTGGGCTTCACACTGGGCCCCATGCTTGGCGCCTCCCTGCCCCTGGAGATGGCACCTTGGCTTGCCCTGCTCTTCGCAGTCTCTGACCTGCTGTTCATCTTCTGCTTCCTGCCAGAGACGCTGCCCCCAGAGAAGCGG GCATCCTCCATCACCCTGGGATTCCAAGCTGCTGCCGACCTGCTCAACCCCCTGGCCCTGCTCCACTTCTCGGCTGTGGCCCATGGCCAGGACCCACCCACTGCAGACA GGCTTGGCAGTCTGCGCCGCTTGGGCCTGGTCTACTTCCTCTACCTCTTCCTGTTCTCGGGCCTGGAGTACACATTGAGCTTCCTCGCACACCAGCGCTTCCAGTTCAGCAG CCTGCAGCAGGGGAAGATGTTTTTCTTCATCGGTCTCACCATGGCCACCATCCAGGGCGCCTACGCCCGGCGGATCAGCCCTGGCAGGGAAATTGCAGCTGTGAAGCGG GCCATCCTGCTGCTCGTGCCCGCCTTCCTCCTCATCGGCTGGGGGCACACGCTGCCTGTGCTGGGCTTGGGGCTGCTGCTCTACTCCTTCG CCGCTGCTGTCGTGGTGCCCTGCCTGTCCTCCGTGGTCGCTGGCTATG GCTCACCCAGGCAGAAGGGCACAGTCATGGGCACACTGCGGAGCCTGGGTGCCCTGGCTAGGGCGGCAGGGCCCATGGTGGCTGCCTCAG TGTACTGGCTGGCCGGGGCCAGGGTCTGCTACACCGTGTGCTCAGGGCTCTtcctgctccccttcctcctcctgcggAACCTGAGGCCTCCAGCACAGACAGTGAAGGCCGAGTAG